The following coding sequences lie in one Bacillota bacterium genomic window:
- a CDS encoding ABC transporter ATP-binding protein — MHILKDVSLTIGQGEIVALIGANGAGKTTTLRSIVGLNTLKSGEIHYKGERVDGLPTHEILKRGITLVPEGRRVFPNMSVLENLLMGGYLVKNMSLVKERLERNWTLFPRLLERQNQLAGTLSGGEQQMLSIARGLMSEPDLLLLDEPSLGLAPILVERVMGVIQEINDMGKTVLLVEQNAYLALELSTRTYVLETGRVALDGVSLELMENEHVRRAYLT; from the coding sequence ATGCATATCCTGAAGGATGTCTCCCTCACCATTGGTCAAGGGGAGATCGTTGCCCTCATTGGTGCCAACGGTGCTGGAAAGACTACCACACTGAGATCGATTGTGGGACTTAACACCCTGAAGTCCGGGGAGATACACTACAAGGGCGAGCGGGTGGATGGCCTGCCCACTCATGAGATCCTCAAACGGGGCATCACACTGGTTCCCGAGGGCAGGCGTGTGTTCCCTAACATGAGTGTACTGGAGAACCTCCTTATGGGTGGCTACCTGGTGAAGAATATGTCCCTGGTAAAGGAGCGCCTGGAACGCAACTGGACGCTCTTCCCCAGGCTCCTTGAGCGGCAGAACCAGCTGGCGGGAACCCTGAGCGGGGGAGAACAACAGATGCTTAGCATCGCGCGGGGGCTCATGTCCGAACCCGACCTCCTTCTTTTGGATGAACCCTCTCTGGGCCTTGCACCCATACTGGTGGAGAGAGTGATGGGGGTCATACAGGAGATTAATGACATGGGCAAGACGGTGCTTCTTGTGGAACAGAACGCCTACCTGGCCTTGGAGCTGTCTACTCGTACCTACGTCTTGGAGACGGGCCGCGTGGCTCTGGATGGTGTCAGCCTGGAGCTCATGGAGAATGAGCACGTGAGAAGGGCATACCTCACCTGA
- a CDS encoding branched-chain amino acid ABC transporter permease, producing the protein MGTFSVIFQQFINGLTIGGVYAMVAVGLTLVFGILRQMNWAHGELYMLAGYALVITYTMMNVPYYVAVILTVLMVAFVGLLYEWLVFRPVRGKPFVNAIVCSLGVSIFVWNIVLALFGGTPYKLATPLTGKIMRLGLFSISGQRLMTLVVGVMIIGAVYYWIQKTRAGRAMRAVEQDGEAARLMGVNINRIAEVTFAIGGGLAGLAGALVGPIFVIEPRVGAWAVGKAFAVVVMGGMGSVMGSIFAGFTLGVIESLAIGFLATQYRDLIAYLMIIVILWIRPQGLFGRIAQKGA; encoded by the coding sequence GTGGGTACTTTTTCCGTCATCTTCCAGCAGTTCATTAACGGCCTGACCATCGGCGGCGTGTACGCCATGGTTGCGGTCGGACTCACCTTGGTGTTCGGCATTCTCCGGCAGATGAACTGGGCCCACGGGGAATTGTACATGCTGGCCGGTTACGCCTTGGTGATAACGTACACGATGATGAATGTTCCCTACTACGTTGCGGTAATCCTCACTGTTCTCATGGTGGCTTTCGTTGGCCTTCTGTACGAGTGGCTCGTATTTCGCCCCGTCCGGGGGAAACCCTTTGTCAATGCCATCGTGTGTTCCCTTGGGGTGTCCATATTTGTCTGGAACATCGTACTTGCCCTTTTTGGGGGTACCCCATACAAGCTGGCCACACCCCTGACTGGCAAGATCATGAGGCTGGGGTTGTTTTCCATCAGCGGCCAGCGGCTTATGACACTGGTTGTCGGCGTAATGATCATAGGCGCGGTCTACTACTGGATCCAGAAAACCCGGGCTGGCCGGGCCATGAGGGCGGTCGAGCAGGATGGGGAGGCCGCGCGTCTCATGGGGGTAAACATTAACAGGATTGCCGAGGTAACCTTCGCAATTGGCGGGGGCCTGGCAGGGCTTGCGGGGGCGCTGGTCGGCCCCATTTTTGTCATTGAACCGCGCGTAGGCGCCTGGGCTGTGGGAAAGGCCTTCGCCGTGGTAGTCATGGGAGGCATGGGGAGCGTGATGGGCTCCATATTCGCGGGTTTCACGCTGGGTGTCATCGAGAGCCTCGCCATTGGCTTCCTGGCCACTCAGTACAGGGACCTCATAGCCTACCTGATGATCATCGTCATCTTGTGGATACGCCCTCAAGGCCTCTTTGGGCGTATTGCGCAGAAGGGGGCCTGA
- a CDS encoding branched-chain amino acid ABC transporter permease: MRNARVARLLPLAMLFLVLLALPMVVTRSYYMHIVLLTGYYMLLALSVNLVTGFTGNLFLAAAAFSGIGAYASALLTMKWGFPFWLALPAAGFVAAVFGFVLGYPCLRLIGPYFSIATFGFGEITRLVFVNWYSVTNGPLGIRGIPGPGRIGIGPLSASIDSRLSYYYLLLGIILISTYVLYRIINSHIGRAFWAIRSETFMLAQMIGINATKIKIYSFMVTAFFCGMAGSFYAHYMRFISPDTFVFPESAAAVAMAVVGGMGTITGPIIGAILLGVSVELLRVVSQYRMVVYGLVMIVSVLFMPEGLVGVARRIFSQRRRVAAAGVPARRG; encoded by the coding sequence ATGAGAAATGCACGGGTGGCAAGACTGTTGCCTCTTGCCATGCTCTTCCTCGTTCTCCTGGCGCTTCCCATGGTCGTCACCCGCTCCTACTATATGCACATAGTCCTGCTCACGGGCTACTACATGTTGCTGGCCCTCTCGGTAAACCTGGTAACAGGCTTCACAGGGAACCTCTTCCTGGCGGCTGCCGCTTTCTCAGGGATAGGAGCCTATGCCTCCGCCCTCTTGACCATGAAGTGGGGGTTTCCCTTCTGGCTGGCTCTGCCTGCAGCAGGGTTCGTGGCGGCAGTCTTCGGTTTTGTCCTGGGTTACCCTTGCCTTCGCCTGATAGGTCCCTATTTCTCCATAGCCACCTTTGGCTTTGGTGAGATCACCCGCCTGGTGTTCGTCAACTGGTACAGCGTTACCAACGGCCCTCTGGGCATCAGGGGAATCCCGGGGCCCGGGAGGATAGGTATAGGACCATTGTCGGCGTCCATCGACAGCCGCCTCTCCTACTACTACCTCCTCTTGGGCATTATTCTCATCTCCACGTACGTGCTTTACAGGATCATAAACTCGCACATCGGGAGGGCCTTCTGGGCCATCCGGAGTGAGACCTTCATGCTAGCGCAGATGATAGGCATCAACGCCACGAAGATCAAGATCTACTCCTTCATGGTGACTGCGTTCTTCTGTGGGATGGCTGGGAGTTTCTATGCGCACTACATGAGATTCATCAGCCCGGATACCTTTGTCTTCCCTGAATCCGCCGCGGCTGTGGCAATGGCGGTGGTGGGAGGCATGGGCACCATCACGGGCCCCATCATCGGAGCCATCCTTCTGGGTGTCAGCGTGGAGCTCTTGCGTGTGGTCTCACAGTACAGGATGGTAGTGTACGGACTTGTGATGATCGTCTCGGTCCTCTTCATGCCAGAGGGACTGGTGGGCGTTGCAAGGCGGATCTTCTCACAGCGGAGAAGAGTGGCCGCCGCAGGCGTGCCTGCGAGAAGGGGGTAG
- a CDS encoding ABC transporter substrate-binding protein has product MLRKKLLPAWLILVLLVAVGVGVAGCTPAAEAPPEEEEEEAPEAPEAAGEVLMGLIGPLSGSIAYYGQLMREGARLAVQEINQAGGVNIGGKPYSIKLIVEDDRALPADSVSAAEKLIHDNGVHMLVGSFTSTATLANLEVSKRANIVQITPVAVADAVCPASPWMFRNVPNQTMQTSFNANWVRDNLDIKKAGIIASDDDYGRGGADIWAKIMTEDGVEVLKPEFFQIGDTEFSSQLTKLRAQGVDTIFLVALITEGSQIVTQAQEIGMDVQFIGLGGFASDRFLELAGEAAEGMVHVSYWEPDPNNPASMHYRDAFVEFSGLEAEMFGAAAYDAVYILKTAMETVGEPPSQDLAYQEKLREAMLDIEFTGAQGPMHFNEDGQAQIGLYLVRVEGGKRVILGRWDP; this is encoded by the coding sequence GTGCTCAGGAAGAAACTGTTACCGGCATGGCTTATACTGGTGCTGCTTGTAGCGGTGGGGGTTGGGGTTGCGGGGTGTACCCCTGCAGCTGAGGCACCACCTGAGGAGGAGGAAGAGGAAGCACCGGAGGCCCCCGAGGCCGCGGGTGAAGTGCTCATGGGCCTCATAGGCCCCCTGTCAGGTTCCATTGCCTACTATGGCCAGCTGATGCGTGAGGGCGCACGCCTGGCGGTGCAGGAGATCAACCAGGCGGGCGGGGTCAACATCGGCGGGAAACCGTACAGCATCAAGCTCATTGTCGAGGATGATCGAGCCCTTCCTGCGGACTCGGTCTCGGCAGCTGAGAAGCTCATCCACGACAACGGTGTGCACATGCTCGTGGGAAGCTTCACAAGCACAGCCACCCTGGCAAACCTGGAGGTAAGCAAGAGAGCCAATATCGTGCAGATAACCCCTGTGGCCGTGGCGGATGCCGTCTGCCCTGCCAGCCCCTGGATGTTCAGGAACGTGCCAAACCAGACCATGCAGACCAGCTTCAACGCGAACTGGGTCAGGGATAACCTGGACATTAAGAAGGCAGGCATCATTGCCTCGGACGATGACTATGGCCGGGGAGGCGCCGATATCTGGGCGAAAATCATGACCGAGGACGGCGTCGAGGTGCTGAAACCGGAGTTCTTCCAGATAGGTGACACAGAATTCTCTAGCCAGCTGACAAAACTGCGGGCTCAGGGCGTGGACACCATCTTCCTGGTGGCACTGATTACCGAGGGTAGCCAGATAGTGACCCAGGCCCAGGAGATCGGCATGGATGTCCAGTTCATAGGGCTGGGAGGCTTCGCCAGTGACAGGTTCCTGGAACTGGCAGGGGAAGCCGCAGAGGGCATGGTTCACGTAAGTTACTGGGAGCCCGATCCCAATAACCCAGCATCCATGCACTATAGAGACGCCTTCGTAGAGTTCTCCGGGCTTGAGGCCGAGATGTTTGGCGCTGCAGCCTACGACGCCGTGTACATTCTCAAGACGGCAATGGAGACTGTGGGTGAGCCGCCCAGCCAGGACCTGGCATACCAGGAGAAACTCAGAGAGGCCATGCTGGACATAGAGTTCACCGGAGCCCAGGGGCCAATGCACTTCAATGAGGATGGACAGGCTCAGATCGGCCTCTACCTCGTGCGAGTTGAGGGAGGCAAGCGAGTCATACTTGGGCGCTGGGATCCCTAA
- a CDS encoding trimethylamine methyltransferase family protein codes for MPVIKIAVVDSPEVATANAIAVEVARGYGLPTLRGAGETDSKDLDVQMGFEKACSFLGGMGKSHVLFGAGEMDSANNYYPPCLVMDDEILSMVKRVRALGQAREDLEEVADLIREVGPGGGFLDKPHTFHHCRDFWQPDLFVRNLYGFWREEGRESIGQRVARRAREIQEADAGPGVSQGGARGHEGCV; via the coding sequence GTGCCTGTCATCAAGATAGCCGTAGTAGACTCCCCCGAGGTGGCTACGGCCAACGCCATTGCAGTGGAGGTGGCTAGGGGTTACGGCCTGCCAACACTGCGAGGTGCTGGTGAGACCGATTCCAAAGATCTAGACGTTCAGATGGGATTCGAGAAGGCTTGCTCTTTCCTGGGGGGGATGGGGAAGTCCCATGTTCTCTTTGGGGCGGGGGAGATGGACAGCGCCAACAACTACTACCCGCCGTGCCTAGTCATGGACGATGAGATCCTCTCCATGGTTAAGAGGGTGCGTGCCTTGGGCCAGGCTAGAGAGGACCTGGAAGAGGTGGCCGATCTCATCCGGGAGGTTGGGCCGGGTGGGGGTTTCCTCGACAAGCCACATACCTTCCACCATTGCAGGGACTTCTGGCAGCCGGACCTCTTCGTAAGAAATCTCTACGGTTTCTGGAGGGAAGAAGGTCGTGAGAGCATCGGCCAGCGGGTGGCCCGGAGAGCCCGGGAGATTCAAGAGGCTGATGCTGGACCGGGCGTTAGCCAAGGAGGCGCTCGAGGCCATGAGGGATGTGTTTAG
- a CDS encoding ABC transporter ATP-binding protein, translating to MEQVEKTVLDVSGLGKVFGGLSAVNNVSFHINQGEILSMIGPNGAGKTTVFNCLTGVYPPTSGSIHLHGEQLSQIKPWEIAKKGICRTFQITSLFWKKSVLENMMMAQYLTSEVPLWDVIFSIRKTREIELKNRQKAQDTLRFVGLEGIAQERVENLSLGDQKRTELAMALVRDPLLLMLDEPTAGLNPSETARITELIRMVNREKGITVFFIEHDMKMVMGVSQRIIVLDTGKKIAEGTPEEIRNNERVIEAYLGRKRRRDTGA from the coding sequence GTGGAACAGGTGGAAAAGACCGTACTGGATGTCTCGGGACTGGGCAAGGTTTTTGGCGGTCTCAGCGCAGTCAACAACGTGAGCTTCCACATTAACCAGGGGGAGATCCTCAGCATGATCGGGCCGAACGGGGCCGGCAAGACCACGGTCTTCAATTGCCTGACCGGCGTCTACCCGCCAACCTCCGGCTCAATTCACCTTCACGGTGAACAGCTCTCCCAGATAAAGCCGTGGGAGATAGCCAAGAAGGGGATCTGCCGGACGTTCCAGATCACATCCCTCTTTTGGAAGAAGTCTGTCCTGGAAAACATGATGATGGCTCAGTACCTGACCAGTGAGGTGCCTCTATGGGATGTCATCTTCTCTATACGCAAGACCAGGGAGATAGAGCTAAAGAACCGCCAGAAGGCCCAGGACACACTGAGGTTTGTAGGGCTTGAGGGGATCGCCCAGGAGAGAGTCGAGAACCTCTCACTGGGGGATCAAAAGAGGACGGAGCTGGCCATGGCCCTCGTGCGCGATCCCCTGCTTCTGATGCTGGACGAACCCACGGCTGGGTTGAATCCCTCGGAGACCGCCCGGATTACCGAGCTCATAAGGATGGTTAACCGGGAGAAGGGCATCACCGTGTTCTTCATAGAGCATGACATGAAGATGGTCATGGGTGTGTCCCAGCGGATTATCGTGCTTGATACCGGGAAGAAGATCGCCGAAGGGACCCCTGAGGAAATCCGGAACAATGAAAGGGTTATTGAAGCCTACCTCGGCAGGAAGCGGAGGAGGGATACAGGTGCTTGA